A window of Streptomyces armeniacus contains these coding sequences:
- a CDS encoding NADPH-dependent FMN reductase: MPVATAGARDPLRVAVIIGSTREGRAGTAVARWFATHARRRDALDVDTVDLVDVPLPARHPETATSELDAWAARIGRADAFVIVTPEYNHGYPAGLKHAIDLVDREWHAKPVGFVSYGGVGQGLRAVEGLRLVFAELHAVTLRDSVSVNLFDGGVDEHGWIREHTGAGAAAETLLDRLEWWAGALRTARAAETYAA, translated from the coding sequence ATGCCCGTGGCCACGGCCGGTGCCCGCGATCCGCTGCGCGTCGCCGTGATCATCGGCAGTACGCGGGAGGGCCGGGCGGGTACGGCGGTCGCCCGCTGGTTCGCCACGCACGCGCGGCGCCGCGACGCGCTGGACGTCGACACCGTGGACCTGGTCGACGTGCCCCTCCCGGCCCGCCACCCCGAGACGGCCACGTCCGAACTCGACGCATGGGCCGCCCGCATCGGACGCGCGGACGCGTTCGTGATCGTCACTCCCGAGTACAACCACGGCTATCCGGCCGGGCTCAAGCACGCCATCGACCTCGTGGACCGCGAGTGGCACGCGAAGCCCGTCGGGTTCGTGTCGTACGGCGGCGTCGGGCAGGGGCTGCGCGCGGTGGAGGGGCTGCGGCTGGTCTTCGCGGAGCTGCACGCGGTGACGCTGCGCGACTCCGTCAGCGTCAACCTCTTCGACGGCGGTGTGGACGAACACGGCTGGATCCGCGAGCACACGGGCGCGGGCGCCGCCGCCGAGACGCTGCTCGACCGGCTCGAGT